A genomic region of Pristiophorus japonicus isolate sPriJap1 chromosome 22, sPriJap1.hap1, whole genome shotgun sequence contains the following coding sequences:
- the LOC139234630 gene encoding homeobox protein koza-like produces the protein MSLSTKPFTPFLIQDILSLKEAPGARCQRAPPAVREPDKSPYSRWSGSRRGAGERDRREGSGRDTASWSSAGAHLEVRDAQIVLMAVSSSHTDHHKHFSLLIVGPSCNAACVSVGSPAESGPSSAAGHERSSVPPSGPRSPRKKRSRAAFSHAQVLELERRFDGQRYLSAPERAELAGALKLTETQVKIWFQNRRYKTKRKMLAAGQDAGAAKERAGRADNSSRPPLFSTYHSYRHYPYLYCLGPFTPAIW, from the exons ATGTCCCTCTCCACCAAACCCTTCACCCCCTTTCTCATCCAGGACATCCTGTCGCTGAAAGAGGCTCCGGGAGCCCGCTGCCAGAGAGCGCCTCCTGCAGTCAGAGAGCCAGACAAGTCCCCCTACAGCCGCTGGTCGGGGAGCAGAAGGGGAGCCGGCGAGAGGGACAGACGCGAGGGATCCGGGCGAGACACAGCCTCTTGGAGCAGTGCAGGAGCACACCTGGAAGTAAGAG ATGCTCAGATTGTTCTAATG gccgttAGTTCAAGTCATACTGACCATCACAAACATTTTTCGCTTTTGATTGTCGGACCATCTTGTAACGCTGCTTGTGTTTCTGTCGGATCACCAGCAGAATCCGGCCCGTCCAGCGCCGCCGGCCACGAGCGGTCCAGCGTCCCCCCCAGCGGTCCGAGGAGCCCCAGGAAGAAGCGCTCACGGGCAGCCTTCTCGCACGCCCAGGTGCTGGAGCTGGAGCGGCGGTTCGATGGGCAGCGGTACCTGTCGGCGCCGGAGCGGGCCGAGCTGGCTGGTGCCCTGAAGCTCACCGAGACCCAGGTCAAGATCTGGTTCCAAAACCGGCGGTACAAGACCAAGAGGAAGATGCTGGCGGCCGGCCAGGACGCCGGCGCGGCCAAGGAGCGGGCGGGGAGGGCGGACAACAGCTCCCGACCACCACTGTTTTCAACCTATCATAGCTACCGGCACTATCCCTACTTGTACTGCCTGGGACCTTTCACCCCCGCCATCTGGTAA